CATGGAATGCAAATTAGAATTATGCAAAAGTTCACTTGATTTTCTGTCAACATGTTATCATATTGATTCATATTTTGCAGGACATCCTTTGATGATTCAACCTGAGGTTATTTACTATATGTTACGATTAGAATCTCATTGTGGGAGAACTGATTTTGTGTATGATCAATTTAATATGTTTCTGtggaaaaacattatttactttattttagaaCAACAGTTATGTAGAAGCTTTCTTGCTTAATAAATGCAGACCTGGGGTGTTAAGTGACTTTTATGATGGAAGTCGTTTTAGGGAGCATTACCTTTTTAGTGATGTCTCTAAAACTTCAATTATGCTCCAATTGTTTTATGATGGCTTAGGTGTAACAAATCCACTTAGAAGTCAAGGTTCTCTACATAACATTGGTGCTTTTTATTACACTATCAAAAACCTTTCACCAGTATTCAACTCATGTTTTGGTAATGTTCATTTGTTAGCAATGGGCTATACTCATGATATTGCAATTTATGGATATAGaccaattttagaaaaatttgtatCTGAAATAAAGGAGTTAAGCACTCTTGGATTAAATGGAATATTTCCAGTTTTAGGAAATCATACAATTTATGCAAGTCTTTGGCAAGTTAATTGTGATAATTTGGCTCTCAATAGTTTATTTGGGTTTATTGAATCTTTTTCAGCCAGTTTGAGAAGCGTACTGTTGATAGCTACAAAACAGATCTTGCTAACTTGAAAGCAAGTAGATTGAGCAATGAAAGCAATACAGCTAAATTAAAAATCCATTTTAGAGGTGTTAAGACTGAATGTccacttaataaaataaaaggctTTCATGTTACTGATAACTGGTGTCTGGATATTATGCATACTTTATTGGAGGGTGTTGTACTTGTTGAGTTAGGTTGTATTTTTCATGGTTTATGTGTGCTTGACAAGTGTCTAACCttatctgaaataaataaagctATGTGTTTATTTTGGGGTAAAATAACTGTTGAAAAGAATCATAAGCctgtacaaattttaaaaatatatgaaccAGGTCATGTACTTGCACCATCAATGAAAGCAGTACAGTGCTGGGCTCTGCTTAAGTATTTGCCACTAGCAGTAGGAAAAACTGTTCCTCCCAAAAATAAACCCTGGAAATTTCTGCTTCACTTGTCCCATTTAGTCAATTTGATATTTGCACCAAACTTTACCCATGAAATGTCTGTTTATATGAAacatgttatttctgatcatctATCTATGTTTAGTAAGTTATATTGTAGCGAAGAAGTTAGGTTGCGTCCTTAGCATCATTTTCTTGTACATCTGCCAACTATCATTATGAAATCTGGTCCACTTGTTGGCATGAGTTGTATGCGGTATGAactcaaaaattcattttttaagagATGTGCACACATTGAATgtaattttacaaacatttgtTACACTCTAGCGAACAGACATCAGAAGCAGGCTTTGGAAACTCAACTATCTAATAAACATATCCGCAACGTTGTAACCGTGGTTAAGCACATGATTGTACCTACTTATTCACTTCCTTATCTTAATGCCATACAGAATTCACTGTGTTTTAACTCATGCGAAGAAGTTGCTGTTTCAAAGACATTATATGTTGCAAGTGTTGTATACAAACAAGGTCATTTTATTGTTGTCAGTGTATATATGGATACTGGGTTACCGATATTCggaagaattttttgttttatttcatgtGCAAATCACAATCAAAGTGCGATGTGTGATGGGAAGAATATTGACGAGTGGCATTTAATTCTAGAAAtagtaaaaacagaaaattttactTATCACCTTCATTCTTATGAAGTTATATATCCTTCTCAGCTTGTTTATGAGATTttgaaacttaataatttacttGATTATCACCCACTTCACTGTCATTCTTTGTTAAGTAGTTCTTCATTAGAATGCCTTatcacattttttaatgttttcttatgtaatacataatatattatgaaaatagAATACACCCTGCAGTTGTTTAATATGACTCTTAAAAtctacattttaaatttttttaatgtaattctgtgtttatttatttactattagattttttagttgataaGTTTTACTCAAACTATCAGGTAATTTTTTTGGAGACACTTTGTCAGCTGAGAATAAAGAGGCTGtatgttcatttttttgtttttcccaGTAAATTgagtttcaagttttaatttgtaaaaacctTCTTCCAGAAAGATTCActaattatttgaatatttcataaaattttattattcttgtGACTAAATTTAGTTGACACACATGCAGTAGTTGACAAAGCCCATGGATTGTTGACATTTAGTGataaaaaactggaaaaacaCAAAATGTGGATACAGCCTCTTGGTTCTTGGTTGACGACTTTACAAGTTCTAACCTTTTTCAGCATGCCTATGTTAATGTGACAAGAtcatattttagattttagttaatattttgttcaaataatGAGTCTTATCAGCACATTGGAATCTATACTGGATTTGTTGATTCTTCCTAGTGAAGTACAACAAAGTTTAATCGGTATGCTTAATTTTCAgttctattttaattattttttttgaaagtttgtcttaatcaataaaaataatttaaaggtattttgatgatataatattttatttagaatctgAATTTACTTTAAGTTCATTCTTATTAGCCACAGAAGATGATCTTGTTCAACTAGGATTTAGAATAGCAGAGAGAAGGTTACTTCAGGCATGGATTcgaagttaaataaatttatcacttctttgatagaaaattatttactagAAAGCTAGAACACTTTGTTCGAAGCAGACGGTCAAATTGTAAAGACATAGCAACACTATGGAAACATTCATCACCAAgcataaagtaaatattttactttaataataagcttattttactttaaacagttaataaatttttttttctttctttttttattccttcAACTAGAATAAGTCTTGTCAACAATGATGATGTTAAAAGTTCTATTCGGTTACTCCGTGAACAAAGACCAAATGTTCAAAACAAGTTAGAACTTAATCAACTTATGGAGGTGACGAGAGACCATCAGCGTGCATGGATTAATACAACATCTCCATCAATCACAGAAATTGTTTGTCAGTATCCACGATTCCTTGACATGCCTGAAACAGTATGGTTTGTTTTTTGTGCctattatgttatataatttattttatttacaaaggcTATGACTTTtagataaactaataaaaaaatttaataaaacaaaacattttaagttttactatattaaatattttcagattCTTAAAGAATTCCAAAGTATAAATTCTGTTGAGATGCGACTGCATGTTCAGTGGCAGGGATATAAACTAGGAATACTAGAACATGCCCGATCAAAATCATTACTGATTCCCCTAATGTCTGTTTAACAAATGAGTTGGATGAAggtatattttaagtatttgttaAGATTCAGCTGTAtttgctttttgatttttttttttttttttttcaatattttattagctctttgcttttttattttaagaatattttttttatttgttatttttttgtaaattataacaaattattatttagacaaaaaaagtatagttgTTGTAGAGTGTCTTGTTTGGCTGCTCCCAACACCGCCAcaaaaagcagtaaaaaaagCTCGTTTGCATCCAAGCGTTGTCATGGAAAATCTGTTTTTTGACTTTaaggtatatttatatatattttatatatacatatatttttattataaatatatatatattttatatgtatatatatacatatatatatatatatatatatatatatatatatatatatatatatatatataatatatatatatatatatatatatatatatatatatatatatatatatatatatatatatatatatatatatatatatatagatatatatatatatatatatatagatagatatatagatatatagatatatagatatatagatatatagatatatatatagatatatatatatatatatatatatatatatatatatatatatatatatatatatatatatatatatatatatatatatatatatatattgtagacTGCCGGTTATTCAAACCTCCACAGGAAACAAGAATAACCGAAACTTCTAATAACGGAGTGCATGAGTCTGTTGAAAGAAAGCTCACAGAgaataaaaattgctttgaaTAAGATTTAGATTTGTGTCTTAGCATAAAATTTCAGTTAAAATTGTCTCTTTGCAGGATGATACAATTGGCAGTGCGTTAAAAACATTAGAAGACAGAGGAGTAAAACAACCAATGCTACTCTATGTATCTGGTCAATATTTTATCAAAGCTGACAACACTGTTATTACTTTGCCTTGTTGCAACTGTTTTATAGAGGCTTTGGAGAATTTGTTTATGGCTTTTTATGTATTTGCAGTTGAATATCCGAACgaattgagatttttttatgGATGTTTAGAAAGGgttttaaatatgaaatcaaCTGTTCAAAGTTCGACCATTGCTGACTTGTTGAGACAATtaacttttgttcaaaaatgttaaaatttatataattttaatataaatatttttatttgtatagtttcattttttgtattattgtatttgGTAAGTTggtttaaacaaactttaattctaatttttttatttaaagaatcaaaatttattttcaaacgaTTAACTGATGATTACTAAAATGGAGTAAATAGTAATGAAAAAAtgtcacaataaaaattaattcaaaataaaaaaaagtgaacaaTGAAGttgtataatttgttttatatttacttctttttctttaaaacgaGCGTATAAccctgaaaattttaaataaaataataataaataataattttttttgaatattgaatgaaaaaaaaatgcaaataattaaagaaacctTCTGTTTTCATGacgttattttaaaagaataaaaattattctcaaaattaGCGCTcggattaaaaaaaagaaaaaagcgcgaattaaaaaaagttattttatttttttgaaaacgaacCCACAAGCAATCCAGTAgccaattttgaataaataaatccacgtttaagaaaagtttaataattgCCCAAAAGTGTGCTAAATATGTCCACATAAATGTCCACATGTTccgtataaataataaataattcgcgaacaaattttaattgcaccttctaacaccgcgtgcaatcctgtccgctgtctttatgctatctttctaaatTGACTACTTctatctttcactctaacatatcttcgttcttcctaaaatcactttactcttggtccgtagagcgggttatgacgctccttttGGAGCCGAAATTGTCTTTGCGgtccttggtaatgtggcctctatatggcaattagccggaggaggataaaccacagtACCAAATATGTCCACATTTGTTccgtattaattaaaaattaattcgcgaacaaattttaattacacCTTCTAACATCgcgtgcaatcctgtccgctgtTTTTAAGCTATCTTTCTAAATAGACTATTTGAATCGATGTATACAAAAACGTTCTAAgtcataaaaactattttttcggGGAAAgagaaaaaacttattaaacccaaaattattactttaataagttcaaaaaaaattctgggTGCTTTTTGAcatctttaaatattagatttgttaaaatatatatcaaaatttgtgatatatatatgtgttatacATAGTTAAAGTTGTCTGACTTAGAAcctttttgtttacatttgttaagGATAATAACAAAAAGCttgtctttaatatatttattcattttttgtacaaaaaactattaaaaatcaaagttcaaACTATTACACATGTTAAAACACACAATGTATAAAAGGACCGATTTCAAAGCCTTTGTCAGACACCTCACTGGATATCGTGTTCCTCTTCCCCGCCATTCGTCTCGTCGGTTGTTGGCCAGCTCATGAGTTCATCATAAAAACCACTGAACTCATCCGGAACATATTGCATTAGCTTCCTTATATCCTGCAGTTTCACTCTTTTTATTGGAACATTACCCAATGGGTAGCACACATTTTGCGGAAACTCGACGATGCAATCGATGACTTGAGACATCTTGTAAGTTTGGACCATCAGCCCATCAATGAGTGGCCTACAGAAAATTAAATGGAACGATATGGAACGTGTTGGATTAGTTTTGTCTAagacatttttatgaaaacatgTTGCATGGTATGCTATGATTGGcctaaacaaattataaaaaggcAAATTGGGTATCGAAATTGCAATACAAATCTCACATGCAATCAGTTCCAACAGTAGTAGCAGGTACAGTTCTTCCTTTGTAGTCAATGTACTCTTTACCTTTTACTCTAGCTTCTTTAACAACATTCTTTTTCCACATAGCCTCATTTTTAACCTTTCTTCCACTGCTAGTACTAGTTTCTTCATCCATTATAAGttcttttcattaaaacaacGAGATGAATTGTAATAATTACAATTCATAAcgcaatttaattattaaattgcGTGGGAGAAACCCTGTACGGCGGATTTGACTGACATAGTTTCCTTGTGGAAATATAAGTATAgtctaaacgttttttttatgaGCATATTTGAGgtgttttttaaagtataagtTGAACGAGGAATTTTTGTAGAggcagtttttttaatgaataaaaaagatctGAAATCGAAACATTGTGTTCACTGCGAGAAAACTacatgaataataaaataagccCAAATAACCTCAAACTCgtaaccaaaacaaaaattgaattaaaaacatcTGAAAACTACCAGCAGAACACAGCTGGTTTTCTCAGTGCTGCAAACAAAAACCTTCTAAGTCACTGACCTAGAACCTTTTAGTTTACAGACAATATTTCAGTTCTCTATTTAACTTGTACGGAGAGGTCTGATTTAGAATGTTTTACTATACAATGGTGAAACTGTCTTCAAAgaacaaattttcatcaaaaagtcaaatattaaaaaaaatgacttagaACGTTTTTGTATACATTGATTCATTTCTACCTTTCACTTTAACATAACTTCGTTCTTCCTAAAATCACGCTTGGTCcatagagcgggttatgacgctccttttGTAGCCGAACTTGTCTTTGTGgtccttggtaatgtggcctctatatggcaattagccggaggaggataaaccacaatacctaaATATGTCCACATTTGTGTCTAAGAGTGATAGCTAGACACTAGTGTGGAGCAAAGTGTGTAGTTATATTCCATCCTTTCCGCGAGTGTGTAAAGGAGTTTGGTGCtttgtagtaattttttgttaaaaatgacttataaaaattttttgacaaaaaccattaaaaaaattttattttataattttttgttaaacaataataatttttatgtaataaaatttaaaatattaattcttgtgtaaaatttttattatttttgaaatttatataaaatttcgcttcttttgagatccaacatgacatacatttgaaaaacttttttttcttctgtttagggTATCGTTGCAAGTTTCAGACTTGAGGTGGCCCCTctaaatctcattcaattttgaaaaagtttaacagAGTGTTTTGTGAGaaccaatttaaagttttaagaatagggaCAGATCGATTTTTGAAAGTACGGGGCAtttgatgcaccctaatatatatatatatatatatgtatatatatatatatatatatatatatatatatatatatatatatacatatacatatacacatatacatatatataaatttttttgatctaaatcagaaataatttcaaaaaattttttgaaataattacttatatagatcaagaaaatttactGAATAGAAAATctgaattaatttctaaatgcagacatgaaaaaaagtttcttttaaaaaattattaaaacaaatgacCTGCCCAAAATTATCCTAAATCTAAAGAAatctttccatgattttttaattatctaatgTAGTTGATGCAACTTCCTGGttgcaaaaaattatagttattacataattaattataacaattctCAACTTTCTGTGAAATaattttctctctctctctctctctctctctttatatatatatatatatatatatatatatatatatatatatatatatatatatatatatatatatatatatatatatatatatatatatatatatatatatatatatatatatatatatatatatatatatatatatatatatatatatatatatatatatatatatatatatagagagagagagagagagagagagagagagagagagagaggccattttctcaaactaattttggaagatttttattaaattttgcggaccatttttatggaataatatagttttaaatactaaaaaggACATTTCACAGGAACCTAAgtttgattcttttttaaaaaatcttaaaaaactcaatttttccaccgaaaatatacttatatacttttaaaacttagaCGAATCTCAAtttttgtgtgtatatgtatatttttattttttattttttacggaAAGCTGATGGTAATATGTTACATAAACTTTATGTAATtacgtattaatataaatacgtatttaaataaatatgttgcaatatgaattttactgttttttcaTCATATTTATAAGTTGACTTTTCTTTACTTGCATTTACTGTGACGTAATGTATTTGTTTTTGTACTGTAACGTAATGTAATTTCTTTCTTTCAGcggttctcggtgacaagacCTAATCTTGTCACCGAGTCTTCTTTGAGTCTTCGCgttctttgttttgtttattaaatattgttaaagttttactctttttaacaaattttttacttgtaattttattttttgtatatatttgagtagatattgtaataaagaacaaaaaaaaaattaagttttctgatgagtcttaatTGATGAAaccacagtgtaaaatgaaaaaagttggataagtgattttctgctaatttattattgctctacTCTTCTAAGAACATcgagcattttattttaaataatacatttaaaatttttagtttatataaactaataattttaaatgtattctataaaaaaatatttatatgtatatacatatatgtatatatatatatatatatatatatatatatatatatatatatatatatatatatatatatatatatatatatatatatatatatatatatatatatatatgtatatatatatatatatatatatatatatatatatatatatatatatatatatatatatatatatatatataaatatatacaatataaagaaataaaaaatttttatatgatagttttatttaatttgtttaattagtAACTAAAGGattgttttagatttattatatgaatcacAAGCATGTGCTTGTTTAttacaagtattttaaaacGTTGAAATTAATATCGGTTATAAAGTTAAGGGTTATATTTTTCAACCTTCCATGCACAGTTGGGTACAGtgaaatttatatgtttttgaaaaaaataaaattca
This genomic interval from Hydra vulgaris chromosome 01, alternate assembly HydraT2T_AEP contains the following:
- the LOC136074568 gene encoding uncharacterized protein LOC136074568; its protein translation is MTRSFSGYFKGELNSSLLLAGVDCAIIDQVSRNMECKLELCKSSLDFLSTCYHIDSYFAGHPLMIQPENNSYVEAFLLNKCRPGVLSDFYDGSRFREHYLFSDVSKTSIMLQLFYDGLGVTNPLRSQGSLHNIGAFYYTIKNLSPVFNSCFGNVHLLAMGYTHDIAIYGYRPILEKFVSEIKELSTLGLNGIFPVLGNHTIYASLCQFEKRTVDSYKTDLANLKASRLSNESNTAKLKIHFRGVKTECPLNKIKGFHVTDNWCLDIMHTLLEGVVLVELGCIFHGLCVLDKCLTLSEINKAMCLFWGKITVEKNHKPVQILKIYEPGHVLAPSMKAVQCWALLKYLPLAVGKTVPPKNKPWKFLLHLSHLVNLIFAPNFTHEMSVYMKHVISDHLSMFSKLYCSEEVRLRP